The following coding sequences are from one Paenibacillus tundrae window:
- the folP gene encoding dihydropteroate synthase, protein MTLTPVIYERTYSFGPAELKLGDRTLIMGILNVTPDSFSDGGRYNHVDLAVAHAIQMIEDGADLIDIGGESTRPGSEVVNSEEELSRIIPVIKALHQQAPHIPISVDTYKADVARQAILAGAHIINDVWGAKADPAMAQTAAELGCPLMLMHNRQERDYSNYLQDVVQDIEESVQIALKAGVHQDQIIIDPGIGFVKDLKENLTLMSSLAMLNELGYPVLLATSRKRFIQNTLGVQADDAVEGTAATVAFGIAQGCQMVRVHDVKSIRRTVDMCDAMLYASPGLRRK, encoded by the coding sequence ATGACACTTACGCCAGTTATATATGAACGAACGTATTCCTTTGGCCCAGCGGAATTAAAACTCGGAGACCGGACATTAATTATGGGCATCTTGAACGTCACGCCTGATTCATTCTCCGATGGCGGGCGTTACAATCATGTTGACCTCGCTGTGGCTCATGCCATACAGATGATAGAGGACGGCGCTGATCTAATTGATATCGGTGGAGAATCCACGAGACCAGGCTCAGAGGTTGTGAATTCCGAGGAGGAATTAAGCCGGATTATTCCGGTAATTAAAGCACTACACCAGCAAGCTCCACATATTCCGATATCGGTGGATACCTACAAGGCGGATGTAGCTCGGCAGGCTATTCTGGCTGGGGCACATATCATCAATGATGTGTGGGGAGCCAAAGCGGATCCGGCTATGGCACAAACAGCGGCAGAGCTTGGTTGCCCTCTGATGTTGATGCACAATCGACAAGAACGAGACTACTCTAATTATTTACAGGATGTCGTGCAGGATATCGAGGAAAGTGTGCAGATTGCCCTGAAGGCAGGTGTACATCAGGATCAGATTATCATTGATCCGGGAATCGGCTTCGTGAAGGATCTAAAGGAGAATCTCACATTGATGTCTTCATTAGCTATGCTGAACGAGCTAGGTTATCCTGTTCTACTAGCAACCTCACGTAAGAGGTTCATCCAGAACACCTTGGGGGTTCAGGCCGATGATGCAGTAGAGGGGACAGCTGCAACTGTAGCTTTTGGCATTGCACAAGGCTGTCAGATGGTACGTGTCCATGATGTAAAATCAATTCGTCGGACGGTAGACATGTGTGATGCCATGTTATATGCATCTCCTGGCTTGCGAAGAAAATAA
- the folB gene encoding dihydroneopterin aldolase — protein MDRMVLHRMEYYGYHGVFEEERKLGQRYYIDLDIDMDLGEAGRNDDLTKTINYAEIHELVKRIVENTSFQLIEALGEHIASSLLDTYTIINALTVKVTKPHPPFDIHFGGVTVELRRTRK, from the coding sequence ATGGATAGAATGGTGCTACACCGGATGGAGTATTACGGATATCACGGGGTATTTGAGGAAGAGCGGAAGCTTGGACAGCGTTATTATATTGATCTGGATATTGATATGGACTTGGGCGAGGCCGGACGTAATGATGACTTAACCAAAACAATTAATTACGCAGAGATTCATGAACTAGTGAAGCGTATTGTCGAGAATACTTCATTCCAGTTAATTGAAGCTTTAGGGGAGCATATTGCATCTTCTTTACTAGACACTTATACTATTATCAATGCATTGACAGTCAAAGTGACGAAGCCACATCCACCATTTGATATTCATTTTGGGGGCGTAACGGTAGAGCTTCGCCGCACAAGAAAGTGA
- the folK gene encoding 2-amino-4-hydroxy-6-hydroxymethyldihydropteridine diphosphokinase yields the protein MIAHSTSDSSEAYIALGANLGDREQTLLEALTLLDVHPHISILRCSALYETDPVGYVDQPAFLNMAIAVTTQLTPEQLLTELLDVENRLGRVRDIRWGPRTVDLDLLWVAGETRETEVLQLPHPRMGERAFVLVPLSDVVMKNEPSGLYDFVHASLSVLDGKDGIQLWKTCNWPIESGHSGS from the coding sequence ATGATTGCACATTCGACCTCTGATTCTTCAGAGGCTTATATTGCTTTGGGGGCCAATTTGGGCGACCGAGAGCAGACATTGCTTGAAGCGTTAACGCTCCTGGATGTACATCCGCATATATCTATACTGCGCTGTTCCGCGCTCTATGAGACGGATCCTGTCGGGTATGTGGATCAGCCTGCTTTTCTAAATATGGCTATAGCTGTAACGACACAATTAACACCGGAGCAGTTGCTCACGGAATTATTAGATGTTGAGAATCGGCTTGGACGTGTTCGTGATATTCGTTGGGGTCCTCGTACCGTTGATCTGGATTTACTCTGGGTCGCTGGAGAGACGCGGGAGACCGAAGTACTTCAACTGCCTCACCCGCGCATGGGTGAACGTGCATTTGTGTTAGTTCCGTTGTCAGACGTTGTCATGAAGAATGAGCCTTCGGGCTTGTATGACTTTGTACATGCATCGTTGTCTGTTCTCGATGGAAAGGATGGAATACAGCTTTGGAAAACGTGCAATTGGCCAATCGAATCCGGGCATTCCGGAAGCTGA
- a CDS encoding helix-turn-helix domain-containing protein: MENVQLANRIRAFRKLKGLTQQELASKTRISLATLGTIERGNRKVSEQELNRIAEMLGISVSEIRGE, from the coding sequence TTGGAAAACGTGCAATTGGCCAATCGAATCCGGGCATTCCGGAAGCTGAAAGGTTTGACACAACAAGAGCTTGCTTCAAAAACGCGCATCTCACTGGCGACGCTCGGAACCATTGAACGCGGCAATCGCAAAGTATCCGAACAGGAGCTGAATCGGATTGCAGAGATGCTGGGGATTAGTGTATCGGAGATTAGAGGCGAGTAA